From Bos mutus isolate GX-2022 chromosome 5, NWIPB_WYAK_1.1, whole genome shotgun sequence, one genomic window encodes:
- the LOC138987916 gene encoding lysozyme C, tracheal isozyme gives MLNSKSSSPGQLGHLASVNMKALLILGLLLLSVAVQGKTFERCELARTLKKLGLAGYKGVSLANWMCLAKGESNYNTQAKNYNPGSKSTDYGIFQINSKWWCNDGKTPKAVNGCGVSCSALLKDDITQAVACAKKIVSQQGITAWVAWTNKCQNRDLTSYVKGCRV, from the exons ATGTTAAATAGCAAGTCCAGCTCACCTGGTCAACTTGGACATTTGGCTTCCGTCAACATGAAGGCTCTCCTTATTCTGGGGCTTCTGCTCCTTTCTGTTGCTGTCCAGGGCAAGACATTTGAGAGGTGTGAGCTTGCCAGAACTCTGAAGAAACTTGGATTGGCTGGCTACAAGGGAGTCAGCCTGGCAAACT ggatgtGTTTGGCCAAAGGAGAAAGCAATTATAACACACAAGCTAAAAACTATAATCCTGGAAGCAAAAGCACTGATTATGGGATATTTCAGATCAACAGCAAATGGTGGTGTAATGATGGCAAAACCCCAAAAGCAGTTAACGGCTGTGGTGTATCCTGCAGTG CTTTGCTGAAAGATGACATCACTCAAGCTGTAGCATGTGCAAAGAAGATTGTCAGTCAGCAAGGCATTACAGCATG GGTGGCATGGACAAACAAGTGTCAAAACCGAGACCTCACGAGTTATGTTAAGGGTTGCAGAGTGTAA